TCGCACGAGATTCTATTTTTAATAAAATTGTTAAGACACAGGTCCTAAGGATTGAGAATCTTATATATGTCTTCTTTGTAAGGAATATTCTTTTTATATTTACGATACAGTGCATTTACTTCTTTTATAATCTGGTCTCCTCCCTGCCTTCTCCAGTTATCAAGAACTTTCTTAAAGCCCTGGTCATTGAGCTGACCAGTAATATATTTAACGCGCGCATCCTCTATCATATTATCAAGTGTGACACCGCGTTTGATATAAGTATCTGACATACCTATCAATGCTTCTGCCGGATTTGGCACAAGAATATTGAGCTTTTCATTCAAAGCTTGCATATCTGCCTGCAGCTGCAAAAGTGGAGTCATATATCTTGGTGTTCCACCGTTTGCAGGATAAAAATGTAGAACCTGGTTAAGTCCGCTTATTTCTCTTGACAAATCTGCTGGCAAGTTTGGAATAGGATCTATTTTACCATCTACAAGTTTGTAATGTCTGTTCGGTAGTCCATAACCAAACAGATCCTGCATTGTTCTGTCGCCAAACTTATCTAATATCGACATTACTTTCTTGAATGTATTCATATCTTTTACACTTGTCTTTGAAACCATCAGATACCCCGCATAACCAGAAGTCGGCATATTTCTTAGACCATATTTACCTTTCACAGACACAACAACGTCCATTATATCTGTATCCTTTGCATCTTTTGGAATGATACCGTTGTTCTTGAGGCCATTGTAAATTCTGTTTGCAGAGTCTATAACGTCAATCTTTACTCCACCTTTACCCTGTGAGTAATAATCCTCCCATCTTGCACCTGGAACACTCGGGAAGTCATGGTTAAACAGCTTTTCTTGATACATCTTTCGCCAGAATTTTAAATTTTCTATATATGCATTTGTCAAGAAAGTTGGCACCAACTGTCCGTTTTTGTTCAATCCCCATCCATTCGGACCACCAAACCATGTGAGAGTAATATAGAATGGTCCATTGTAGTTGCAAACAATCATTCCATATGTGTCATTTTTTCCATTTTTATCTGGATCATTGTAAGTAAACTTCTTTAACATGTTGTACAAATCATCAATAGTTTCAAGCTTAGTGATACCAACATTTTTAGCCCAGTCTTTTCTATAAACAATACCATTTCTTCCCAAGGTCCTTGAACGTGGAATACCATATATTTTACCATCAATGGAAGAGTTCCACAGAACTATATCCGGGATTGCTTTTAAATTCTTATATTGCTTTATATACGGTCCAAGTTCCCAGAATGCTCCTGCTTTACATGCACCAATTATAGACGCAGTTTTTCCTGGTACATAAACCACCATTGGAAGATTTCCACTTGCTAACATAATGTTTAATTTGTCATTGTAACCATCGGCAGGTACCCATGTAAACTCCAGGTCAGTTTTTAGGTACTGTTCTGCTTTTAAAATTACTGGACTATTTGATGGCGCAGGCTCTGTCCCAAAATACTGAGCCATGATTGTGAGTTTAAACGAATACTTTGATTTTGATGCACCCAATACTCCTATTGATGTTAACAACAAACCTGCAATACAGATACTAACTACAAATAACCTCAAAATCTTCTTAACTTTACTCATAAATTAACTCCCTCCCGCTTTTTGTTTTTGAAAAATAAATTTTTGAATTTTGAATTTATCTTCTTGTTTATAACATCTCATTTTACATCTTTACATCACTCCTTCAATGAACCAATAAACATACCTTTTATGAAGTACTTCTGAAGCCATGGATACAAAAGCATTATTGGTAAAGTTGCTACGACAATTATTGCCATCTTCAGCGACTCCTGTGGAGGTTGGAAATTAGGATCAAATTGTGTTAGGTCCGAAGCAAGCGTGGTTGACAACATTACTATTTGCCTTAAAATTAGCTGCACAGGCCATTTCTCAGCATCGTTTATATACAAAAGCGCTCCAAACCATGAATTCCAATGCCCCACTCCATAGAACAAAGCAAATGTCGCAATAATAGGCTTTGAAAGAGGAAGTATTATCTTCCACAACACTTGAGCTTCTGTACATCCATCAATTCTTGCTGCATCCTCTAAATCCTGTGGCATTTCCTGGAAAAAGTTTTTGACAACAAAGAAGTTAAAGGGACTAATTGCACCTGGCAACCATAGTGCCCAATAAGAATTTAAGAGACCCAGGCTTTTTACCAGCAAATATGTAGGAATCATTCCTCCACCAAAAAGCATTGTAAATATTATGCCATTTAAGACAATACTTCTGCCTATAAAGTGCTTTTTTGAAAGAGCATATGCCATTGTAAATGTGAAAAACAGATTTACCAAGGTACCTCCTACCGTGATAATCACACTGTTGAGCATACTACGAAGAAAATAGTTTGAAGCAAAAATAAATTTATAGGTGAGAAGAGTAGGATTATGAGGAATTATAAAGAATGTCCTCGTTTTTATTTCTGAATCTGGAGCAAAAGATGCAGCCAAAACGTATAGGAAAGGTAAAACAGTTATTATCGCCCATATTCCAAGGAATATATGATTAAAAACATCAAAAATAGTACTTGCTACTGTCTTATTCTGTCTCATTTTTGACACCTCTCA
The sequence above is drawn from the Caldicellulosiruptor bescii DSM 6725 genome and encodes:
- a CDS encoding extracellular solute-binding protein, which codes for MSKVKKILRLFVVSICIAGLLLTSIGVLGASKSKYSFKLTIMAQYFGTEPAPSNSPVILKAEQYLKTDLEFTWVPADGYNDKLNIMLASGNLPMVVYVPGKTASIIGACKAGAFWELGPYIKQYKNLKAIPDIVLWNSSIDGKIYGIPRSRTLGRNGIVYRKDWAKNVGITKLETIDDLYNMLKKFTYNDPDKNGKNDTYGMIVCNYNGPFYITLTWFGGPNGWGLNKNGQLVPTFLTNAYIENLKFWRKMYQEKLFNHDFPSVPGARWEDYYSQGKGGVKIDVIDSANRIYNGLKNNGIIPKDAKDTDIMDVVVSVKGKYGLRNMPTSGYAGYLMVSKTSVKDMNTFKKVMSILDKFGDRTMQDLFGYGLPNRHYKLVDGKIDPIPNLPADLSREISGLNQVLHFYPANGGTPRYMTPLLQLQADMQALNEKLNILVPNPAEALIGMSDTYIKRGVTLDNMIEDARVKYITGQLNDQGFKKVLDNWRRQGGDQIIKEVNALYRKYKKNIPYKEDIYKILNP
- a CDS encoding carbohydrate ABC transporter permease; amino-acid sequence: MRQNKTVASTIFDVFNHIFLGIWAIITVLPFLYVLAASFAPDSEIKTRTFFIIPHNPTLLTYKFIFASNYFLRSMLNSVIITVGGTLVNLFFTFTMAYALSKKHFIGRSIVLNGIIFTMLFGGGMIPTYLLVKSLGLLNSYWALWLPGAISPFNFFVVKNFFQEMPQDLEDAARIDGCTEAQVLWKIILPLSKPIIATFALFYGVGHWNSWFGALLYINDAEKWPVQLILRQIVMLSTTLASDLTQFDPNFQPPQESLKMAIIVVATLPIMLLYPWLQKYFIKGMFIGSLKE